From the Alteromonas sp. CI.11.F.A3 genome, the window AGTAGTGCCTTAACTGGTTTAAAGCTTTTGCGATAACCATCAATCACGCCATGGGTGGCGAGTGCTTCAAAATGCGCTTTTGTAGGATAACCTTTATGGCCAGCAAAACCATATTCAGGATGCAATTCATCCAGTGCCAGCATATCGTTATCACGTTCTACTTTGGCAATGATGGATGCGGCAGAAATTTCAGCGTGTAAGCTATCGCCTTTAACCACAGCTTCTGCAGCGTAAGCCCAATCAGGTAAGCGATTGCCATCAACCCGAACAAAGTCTGGCGTTACCGCTAAACCTTCCACAGCACGCTTCATTGCTAACATGGTAGCATGGAGAATATTAAGGGTGTCGATTTCTTCTGGTGTGGCGCGCCCTATATGCCAATAAAGCGCTTTCGCTTTAATTTCAGCGGCTAACGCTACCCGTTTTTTTTCGCTGAGCTTTTTAGAGTCGGTTAACCCTACTATGGGGTTGGCAGGGTCGAGTATAACGGCGGCGGTTACCACATCCCCAACAAGTGGGCCTCTACCAACTTCATCTACGCCGGCTATTAACTTATGCAAACAATTCCTCCACTACAGCTTGTGCTGCTGTTTTATCAGCATTGCATTTTAGCGTATGGTGGAGGTCGGTGAAACGGGAAATTAAGTCAGTGTTGTCACTGCCAAAATAAGTTAGGGCTTGCTGGCTTAATGTGTCAGGGT encodes:
- the rnhB gene encoding ribonuclease HII, coding for MHKLIAGVDEVGRGPLVGDVVTAAVILDPANPIVGLTDSKKLSEKKRVALAAEIKAKALYWHIGRATPEEIDTLNILHATMLAMKRAVEGLAVTPDFVRVDGNRLPDWAYAAEAVVKGDSLHAEISAASIIAKVERDNDMLALDELHPEYGFAGHKGYPTKAHFEALATHGVIDGYRKSFKPVKALLQEIQ